In a single window of the Lebetimonas sp. JH292 genome:
- a CDS encoding hotdog domain-containing protein — MIEFEVELKTHTKYLPKFGRLIELKKDYAKVILDTSEEMAVDEYGLVHGGFTFSAADFCAMATVNEPYVVLVRSQNEFLGPVKVGESVVFESEVMMKEKRKWEVKVTGKIDEIKVFEGIFGCVVLDKHVLKKNV; from the coding sequence ATGATAGAATTTGAAGTGGAATTAAAAACACATACAAAATATCTGCCTAAATTCGGAAGATTGATTGAGCTTAAAAAAGATTACGCAAAAGTAATATTGGATACCTCGGAAGAAATGGCTGTCGATGAGTATGGCTTAGTTCACGGAGGATTTACATTCTCGGCAGCTGATTTTTGTGCCATGGCCACTGTAAACGAACCTTATGTTGTACTGGTCAGAAGCCAAAATGAATTTTTGGGCCCTGTTAAAGTGGGTGAAAGTGTTGTATTTGAAAGTGAAGTAATGATGAAAGAAAAAAGAAAATGGGAAGTGAAAGTAACAGGAAAAATAGATGAGATTAAAGTTTTTGAAGGGATTTTCGGATGTGTTGTTTTAGATAAACACGTATTAAAGAAAAATGTATAA
- the recO gene encoding recombination protein RecO, producing MRGLILNTVRVRDEDLIVKIITNTEVLSLYRFYGARHSYINTGYFIDFVVEENYKSTIKRLRNVAQISFKFLFEREKLFYFKEYVRLLNIHFTDVSRVDNFYYDSLFRLAESLHQRDAKRAIIEHYVGLLEKEGRLYKDKNCFLCEKKVGKKIALARSFLVAHEKCIMSDGFDAEKIDILFNEKKTILFNDEEIEKLWKILSLGI from the coding sequence ATGAGAGGCTTAATATTAAACACAGTGAGGGTAAGAGACGAAGATTTAATTGTAAAAATTATAACAAATACTGAAGTGCTGAGTCTGTACAGATTTTACGGTGCGAGACATTCTTATATAAATACAGGATATTTTATAGATTTTGTTGTAGAAGAAAATTATAAAAGCACTATAAAAAGATTAAGAAATGTGGCTCAGATTTCTTTTAAATTTTTATTCGAAAGGGAAAAACTGTTTTATTTTAAAGAATATGTAAGACTTTTAAATATTCATTTTACAGATGTAAGCAGGGTTGATAATTTTTATTATGATTCATTGTTTCGATTAGCTGAATCTTTACATCAAAGAGATGCAAAAAGGGCAATAATCGAACATTATGTGGGACTGCTTGAAAAAGAGGGGAGACTTTATAAAGACAAAAACTGTTTTTTGTGTGAAAAAAAAGTCGGTAAAAAAATTGCGCTTGCAAGAAGTTTTTTAGTGGCCCACGAAAAATGTATTATGTCCGACGGTTTTGACGCGGAAAAAATAGATATATTGTTTAATGAAAAAAAAACTATCCTTTTTAATGACGAAGAAATAGAAAAACTCTGGAAAATATTATCTCTTGGAATATAA
- a CDS encoding DUF2393 family protein codes for MIPYFTFLHWLSLAFFLILFIFLTFLSIKAAGNKTGLVISMIFASFLVTSFGAVLSIIILEKYTKKAELIDVRNRRVLINETLVVKGKVKNIGKFKINYCKLEIKLVNNGWGGKVPKGTFFKSGGLSIFGAKEKQQQKPNTVKTTRIIVKNLLPGEIKNFSAIVPYPPYFTNTYINYKLYCH; via the coding sequence ATGATTCCCTATTTCACATTTCTTCACTGGCTCAGCCTGGCTTTTTTTTTAATTTTATTTATATTTTTGACTTTTTTATCCATTAAAGCTGCCGGTAATAAAACCGGGCTTGTTATAAGTATGATATTTGCTTCTTTTTTGGTTACGTCTTTTGGTGCGGTACTTAGTATTATTATTTTGGAAAAATATACTAAAAAAGCCGAACTGATTGATGTTAGAAACAGAAGAGTGCTTATCAATGAAACGTTAGTAGTTAAAGGTAAAGTTAAAAATATAGGTAAATTTAAAATAAATTATTGCAAGCTTGAAATAAAACTTGTAAATAACGGATGGGGCGGAAAGGTTCCAAAAGGAACTTTTTTTAAATCTGGAGGCCTTAGTATATTTGGAGCAAAAGAAAAACAGCAGCAAAAACCAAATACTGTTAAAACGACAAGAATAATTGTAAAAAATTTGCTTCCCGGAGAGATTAAAAATTTTTCTGCCATTGTGCCTTATCCTCCCTATTTTACAAACACCTATATTAATTATAAGTTGTATTGTCATTAA
- the bioD gene encoding dethiobiotin synthase, translating into MSADNTNSGKTYAAIKLIEALSKKGYKVGVMKPVETGVEKYPEDGKKLFEATLKYNKNLNNLKLKDIVPIQLHLPAAPIVAGEIDFKKIKKAYYKIKPLCDILLIEGAGGLLVPVTENFKMLNFLNFFNAKLFLVISSRLGMINEFLLNKFYLENNSIDYIWAINLFDKNYFDISHPFMKKFNPMFIQKDLDKIIKKLLGE; encoded by the coding sequence ATTTCGGCAGATAATACAAATTCCGGAAAAACATACGCCGCTATAAAACTTATTGAAGCTCTTTCAAAAAAAGGGTATAAAGTAGGCGTTATGAAGCCCGTTGAAACTGGAGTGGAAAAATATCCGGAAGATGGAAAAAAACTGTTTGAAGCAACATTAAAATACAATAAAAATTTAAATAACCTGAAACTAAAGGATATTGTGCCTATCCAGCTGCACCTTCCGGCAGCTCCTATTGTTGCGGGAGAGATTGATTTTAAAAAAATAAAAAAAGCTTATTATAAAATTAAACCATTATGTGATATTTTACTTATTGAAGGTGCCGGAGGGTTATTAGTTCCAGTAACAGAAAATTTTAAAATGCTAAATTTCTTAAATTTTTTTAATGCAAAACTTTTTTTAGTTATTTCAAGCCGTCTTGGAATGATTAATGAATTTTTATTAAATAAATTCTATTTGGAAAACAACAGTATTGATTATATCTGGGCTATTAATCTGTTTGATAAAAATTATTTTGATATATCCCATCCTTTTATGAAAAAATTCAATCCTATGTTTATTCAAAAAGATTTAGATAAAATAATAAAAAAATTATTAGGAGAATAA
- a CDS encoding DEAD/DEAH box helicase → MNFSDFNLKKELLHRLSEIGFEKPSPIQEKAIPLILEGKDIVAQAQTGTGKTAAFGLPILNMLKKGEKALIVTPTRELAIQVSEEIFRYGRDLRIHTASVYGGSSYNRQISQIKTSQVIVATPGRLIDLLNSGKIDIAPKFVVLDEADEMLDMGFLDDIKEIFKFVPNNAQKLLFSATMPKEILNLAKTFLKEPEFVKITKQNVTNENIKEYCYVIDEHERKDALIRLIDYKAPSKAIVFCRTKRDVDDVAEYLKGIGLNASGLHGDMEQRKRETIIRNFKTNKLDILVATDVAARGLDVNDVSHVFNYHLPLDPESYVHRIGRTGRAGKEGMAISLVTPYEFKALSRIEKISKITLKEIPTLEDVKNTEIKKIIEKINNTDASPKSIEIIEELQNEFDLFTIAAKFAAMLFEKEAKGKERIGKSLKEAKRLIEREKFNSSNSNSGRRNYKNRNQRGNRYNRGRRR, encoded by the coding sequence ATGAATTTTAGCGATTTTAATTTAAAAAAAGAATTATTGCATAGATTAAGTGAGATTGGGTTTGAAAAACCTTCTCCTATTCAGGAGAAAGCGATTCCTCTAATTTTAGAAGGAAAAGATATAGTGGCACAGGCCCAGACAGGAACCGGTAAAACGGCTGCATTCGGACTTCCCATTTTAAATATGCTTAAGAAAGGCGAGAAAGCATTAATTGTAACCCCTACAAGAGAACTTGCTATTCAGGTAAGTGAAGAAATATTCAGATACGGCAGAGATTTGAGAATTCATACGGCTAGTGTATACGGAGGAAGTAGTTACAATAGACAGATTTCACAGATAAAAACTTCTCAGGTTATAGTTGCAACACCAGGAAGACTTATTGATTTACTTAACAGTGGTAAAATAGATATAGCACCTAAATTTGTTGTGCTTGATGAAGCAGATGAAATGCTTGATATGGGCTTTTTGGATGATATAAAAGAAATTTTCAAATTTGTTCCAAACAATGCCCAAAAACTGCTTTTCAGCGCAACAATGCCAAAAGAGATTTTAAACCTTGCAAAAACATTTTTAAAAGAGCCTGAATTTGTAAAAATTACAAAACAAAACGTAACAAATGAAAACATTAAAGAATATTGTTATGTTATTGATGAGCATGAAAGAAAAGATGCGTTAATCAGACTTATTGATTATAAAGCCCCAAGTAAGGCTATAGTGTTTTGTAGAACAAAAAGAGATGTGGATGATGTTGCAGAATATTTAAAGGGCATTGGATTAAATGCAAGCGGACTTCACGGAGATATGGAGCAGAGGAAAAGAGAAACTATTATAAGAAATTTTAAAACCAATAAACTTGATATATTGGTAGCTACAGATGTGGCTGCAAGAGGGCTTGATGTTAACGACGTATCTCACGTGTTTAATTATCATTTGCCTCTTGATCCTGAAAGTTATGTTCATAGAATTGGAAGAACAGGAAGAGCAGGGAAAGAGGGGATGGCTATTTCACTTGTTACTCCGTATGAATTTAAAGCTCTTAGCAGGATAGAAAAAATTTCGAAAATAACTCTTAAAGAAATACCTACACTTGAAGATGTTAAAAATACAGAAATTAAAAAAATAATAGAAAAAATTAATAATACTGACGCAAGTCCGAAATCTATAGAAATCATAGAAGAACTTCAAAATGAATTTGATTTATTTACAATTGCAGCTAAATTTGCGGCTATGCTTTTTGAAAAAGAAGCAAAAGGAAAAGAAAGAATAGGTAAAAGTTTAAAAGAGGCAAAAAGATTGATTGAAAGAGAAAAATTTAATAGCTCCAATTCTAATTCAGGCAGAAGAAATTATAAAAACAGGAATCAAAGAGGCAACAGATATAATAGAGGGAGAAGAAGATAA
- a CDS encoding prohibitin family protein — protein sequence MPADLNDWMNKNNNKKPSFEPPKFEPPKFIKGGSGLALIIIGIIIVFGILFRPWIIVNEGEIGILATTGKFSKEPLYPGMHFYVPVIQKVIIVDTKVHMISYKRIQEAGTMPDRYGTIKVYPAINVLDARGLPITVELSVSYRINPDEAAYTIKTYGLNWEDKIINPIVRDVVRNVIGKYPAEDLPVKRNEIAMQIETQIRDTLNKIDHKPVIFESFQLRDIVLPENIRKQIERVQIAKQESERAKYEVLRAEQEAQKQAAIAQGKANAAKIEAQGKADAKLIEASAEAKANIIISKSLTNNLLKLKEIEVQGKFNEALKANPNAKIFLTPGGAVPNIWMNIDDKKKALSNGK from the coding sequence ATGCCGGCTGATTTAAATGATTGGATGAATAAAAACAATAACAAAAAACCGAGTTTCGAACCTCCGAAGTTTGAACCTCCGAAATTTATAAAAGGAGGCAGCGGTCTCGCTTTAATCATAATAGGGATAATCATTGTTTTTGGAATTTTATTCAGACCTTGGATTATTGTAAACGAAGGAGAAATCGGTATTTTAGCAACTACGGGAAAATTTTCCAAAGAGCCGCTATATCCCGGAATGCATTTTTATGTCCCTGTTATTCAAAAAGTTATTATTGTAGATACCAAGGTTCATATGATAAGTTATAAAAGAATACAAGAAGCCGGAACTATGCCCGACAGATACGGAACAATAAAAGTTTATCCCGCTATTAACGTGCTTGATGCAAGAGGTCTGCCTATTACAGTTGAACTTTCTGTTAGTTACAGGATTAACCCCGATGAAGCGGCTTATACCATAAAAACATACGGTCTGAACTGGGAAGATAAAATAATTAATCCTATAGTCAGAGATGTGGTAAGAAATGTAATAGGAAAATACCCGGCCGAAGATTTACCTGTAAAAAGAAATGAAATTGCCATGCAGATAGAAACACAAATAAGAGACACGTTAAATAAAATAGACCATAAGCCTGTAATTTTTGAAAGTTTTCAATTAAGGGATATTGTTTTGCCTGAAAATATAAGAAAACAGATAGAAAGGGTTCAAATTGCAAAACAAGAATCCGAAAGGGCAAAATATGAAGTGTTAAGAGCCGAGCAGGAAGCCCAGAAACAAGCGGCAATAGCACAGGGTAAAGCCAATGCGGCAAAAATAGAAGCCCAGGGGAAAGCTGATGCAAAACTTATTGAAGCCAGCGCTGAAGCAAAAGCAAATATAATTATTTCCAAATCACTTACAAATAATTTGTTAAAACTTAAAGAAATAGAAGTTCAGGGTAAATTTAACGAAGCCTTAAAAGCAAATCCAAATGCTAAAATTTTTCTAACTCCAGGCGGGGCGGTTCCTAATATATGGATGAATATCGATGATAAAAAAAAGGCTTTGAGTAATGGTAAATAA
- the hisIE gene encoding bifunctional phosphoribosyl-AMP cyclohydrolase/phosphoribosyl-ATP diphosphatase HisIE has product MVNKVDFEKNGGLVPVIVQEADTNEVLMLAYMNKEALELTQKTGFAHYFSRSRNKLWKKGESSGNTQEVKEILLDCDNDTLLLKVKQNGVACHTGRKSCFFTKLDSGEIILDKKEEIEYNFTDKLYHTLLDRKNASPKTSYVASLYKKGENTILKKVVEEAGEFCFAIKDDKKDEIIYEAADLAFHALVALAYKNIHPEAILEELKRREGVSGIEEKRNRKK; this is encoded by the coding sequence ATGGTAAATAAAGTTGATTTTGAAAAAAACGGAGGGCTTGTGCCTGTAATAGTTCAGGAAGCGGATACAAATGAAGTTTTAATGCTTGCGTATATGAATAAAGAAGCACTTGAACTTACCCAAAAAACAGGATTTGCTCACTATTTTTCACGTTCTCGAAATAAACTCTGGAAAAAAGGGGAAAGCAGCGGCAACACCCAGGAAGTTAAAGAAATTTTGCTTGACTGTGATAATGATACACTTTTACTTAAAGTGAAACAAAACGGAGTTGCCTGTCATACAGGCAGGAAATCATGTTTTTTTACAAAATTGGACAGCGGTGAAATAATACTCGACAAAAAAGAAGAAATAGAGTATAATTTCACAGATAAGCTTTATCATACTTTACTTGATAGAAAAAACGCTTCGCCCAAAACTTCTTATGTAGCCTCTTTATACAAAAAAGGTGAAAATACAATACTTAAAAAAGTTGTTGAAGAAGCAGGTGAATTTTGTTTTGCTATTAAAGATGATAAAAAAGATGAAATAATTTATGAAGCGGCTGATTTGGCTTTTCATGCTTTAGTGGCCCTGGCGTATAAAAATATACATCCGGAGGCTATTTTGGAAGAGCTGAAAAGAAGAGAAGGCGTAAGCGGTATAGAAGAAAAAAGGAACCGAAAAAAATGA
- a CDS encoding branched-chain amino acid transaminase yields MNEAQYIWMDGNFVPWNEAKVHVLTHTLHYGNGVFEGTRAYQTEDGLAIFRLQDHTKRLLNSAKIVKIDVPFTQEELEDAQIELLRKNDFKENVYIRPLIFLGYGKMGLYHIGAPVRVAIAAWEWGAYLGEEGLENGIRVKISSLVRNSVKSMFGKAKAAANYLNSQMAKYEAVECGYEEALMLDEEGFVAEGSGECFFIVRDGVLITPPNDNSLESITQATVLELARERDIPIQRRRITRDEVYIADEAFFTGTAAEVTPVREVDGRIIGSGKRGEITKELQEAYFDVVYGRDKGYKHYLTFIEG; encoded by the coding sequence ATGAACGAAGCACAATATATATGGATGGATGGAAATTTTGTTCCTTGGAATGAAGCAAAAGTACATGTTTTAACTCATACCCTTCATTATGGAAACGGGGTTTTTGAAGGGACAAGGGCTTATCAGACCGAAGACGGACTTGCTATTTTCAGACTGCAAGATCATACAAAAAGGCTGCTAAATTCAGCTAAAATAGTAAAAATTGATGTGCCTTTTACCCAGGAAGAATTGGAAGATGCTCAGATAGAACTGCTTAGAAAAAACGATTTTAAAGAAAATGTTTATATAAGACCTTTGATTTTTCTTGGTTATGGAAAAATGGGACTATATCATATAGGAGCTCCTGTAAGGGTTGCAATTGCCGCATGGGAATGGGGGGCATATCTTGGTGAAGAAGGGTTGGAAAACGGAATCAGAGTTAAAATTTCTTCTTTGGTTAGAAACTCTGTAAAATCAATGTTTGGAAAAGCTAAAGCTGCTGCGAATTATCTAAATTCCCAAATGGCAAAATATGAAGCGGTTGAATGCGGATACGAAGAAGCGTTAATGCTTGACGAGGAAGGATTTGTAGCTGAAGGAAGCGGGGAATGCTTTTTTATTGTAAGAGATGGTGTCTTAATAACCCCTCCAAATGACAATTCCCTTGAAAGTATTACCCAGGCAACTGTTTTGGAACTTGCTCGTGAAAGAGATATTCCAATTCAGAGAAGAAGAATAACAAGAGATGAAGTTTATATCGCCGATGAGGCGTTTTTTACCGGAACTGCCGCAGAAGTTACCCCTGTTAGGGAAGTTGACGGAAGAATTATAGGCAGCGGTAAAAGAGGGGAAATTACAAAAGAATTACAAGAAGCGTATTTTGATGTAGTTTATGGAAGAGATAAAGGCTACAAACATTATTTGACGTTTATTGAAGGATAA
- the flhB gene encoding flagellar biosynthesis protein FlhB: MADEEKTEQPTSRKIQKAREEGNVPKSIETAGFIVLFLALLVLFFYVKYIAFYFEDFFKYFYSFIGVEFNKNLIFNILIKGAFYFFVVMFPIFLVVVIAGILANVSQFGFLFTTKPITPKFDKLNPFKGLKNLFSLKKMVEGVKITLKVFISFLVGFWIFMTFFTQIPNLELMDFFNQIKWLENKAALIIMAMLGVFFVFALIDFIYQRYSYKKSLRMSKQEIKDEFKQTEGNPEIKAKIRQLQREMARKRMIAEVPKADVVITNPTHYAVALRYDKTKDEAPMVIAKGTNHLALKIKEIARENGIMIVENPALARELYKLVDLDEIIPPKLYKAVAEILAYVFRAKSK; this comes from the coding sequence ATGGCTGACGAAGAAAAAACCGAGCAGCCCACCTCGCGTAAAATACAAAAAGCTAGAGAAGAGGGAAACGTCCCAAAATCAATAGAAACGGCAGGTTTTATTGTACTTTTTTTGGCATTATTGGTACTGTTTTTTTATGTTAAGTATATTGCTTTTTATTTTGAAGATTTTTTTAAATATTTTTATTCTTTTATAGGTGTAGAATTTAATAAAAATCTGATTTTTAATATTTTGATAAAAGGCGCTTTTTATTTTTTTGTTGTAATGTTTCCTATTTTTTTAGTTGTAGTAATTGCTGGAATTTTGGCAAATGTAAGCCAGTTTGGCTTTTTATTTACCACAAAACCAATTACTCCGAAATTTGATAAATTAAATCCTTTTAAAGGTCTTAAAAATCTTTTTTCTTTAAAAAAAATGGTAGAAGGGGTTAAAATCACTTTAAAGGTTTTTATTTCTTTTTTGGTGGGCTTTTGGATTTTTATGACATTTTTTACCCAAATTCCAAATCTTGAACTTATGGATTTTTTCAATCAGATTAAATGGCTTGAAAATAAAGCTGCTTTAATTATAATGGCTATGCTTGGAGTTTTTTTTGTATTTGCCCTGATAGATTTTATTTATCAAAGATACTCTTATAAAAAGTCTCTCAGAATGAGTAAACAGGAAATTAAAGATGAATTCAAACAGACCGAAGGAAATCCTGAAATAAAAGCCAAAATAAGACAACTCCAAAGAGAGATGGCAAGAAAAAGAATGATAGCTGAAGTTCCAAAAGCCGATGTTGTGATTACAAACCCTACCCATTATGCAGTGGCACTGAGGTATGATAAAACTAAAGACGAAGCTCCTATGGTTATAGCAAAAGGAACCAATCATTTGGCGCTAAAAATAAAAGAAATTGCAAGGGAAAACGGAATAATGATTGTGGAAAATCCAGCTCTTGCAAGAGAATTATATAAATTAGTGGATTTGGATGAAATTATTCCGCCAAAATTATACAAAGCTGTGGCGGAAATTCTGGCTTATGTATTCAGGGCTAAATCAAAATGA